The DNA region ATGCTTTGTTCTGCAGGAAGCCGGCGGTGTTGATGAGAACACCGGCGGCGACTGCCGCCACGAGAATCATGGCGATGAAGATGATCAGAGTCTCGATACCGACCTGACCTCGGTCGTTGTCTTTGTTGAACGGTAACATGGTTGGTTAGGTTCTTGCTAACCGCGCCTTCGACGCGGCTTATTCACTCCGAGAATTCAATGCAACATAAACCTTTGCCCTCAACAGACAGTATTGTTGAAAATAATATCATCAAATAGTTACTTTCACGGAGAAGAATAATGTCCCGATTGAGGGGTCACAATGAGCCCCAGAACGACCCACAAGCGCCGTTAGAAGGTGGCTAAAATGGACTCATTCCCCCGAATTCGGGCATTTCATCGACGGAGGTGGACCTCGGTTGGAAACTACAGACGGACCGAATATGCCATTGTAAACACCAGATTTATCGAGACTCTAACACCCATGGAAAAGTTTTATACGACCTAATTTTCAAGAACAGGCACAGTATGGATATCGGAAACGTTCTGCGCTCGCTCGGTTTGGAAGCGCTCGCTCCCCAGTTGCAGGAGAGGCGAGAGGAGTCCGACCGCGCCGGCGACGACGCCGGCGACGGTGCCGACGAGGCCGCAGAATTCGACGAGGAGGGAGGCCCGAGCGACGATGGTGCCGACGCCGACGTCGCCGCCGGGGGCGACGCCATCGAAGACCTGCGTCACGAACTCGACCAGGTCGCCGCCGATTTGGAGACCACGCAGTCGAAACTGCGAGCCGTCCAGAGCGAACGCGACGAGATGGTCGAGCGGTTGGACGGACTCGAAGACGACACCGCACAGCTGTTGGGCGTGTACGACCGTCTGACGGCGCAGGTCAACCCGTTCGACGAACAGTGGCGGCAGTCGGCGGAGACGGCGCACGCCGACGCGGAGTCGCGCTACGGCGTCGTCACCCCGACGGAGCCCGTCCGTTCCGAGCCGGTCGACGTCGACGACGGCGGCTTCGACGAACCGGACGACGACGCGTTCGACGTTTCGCCGCCGGACATCGAGACACCGCCCGCGCCGCCCGCCGGCGTTCGCGCGGCCGCCCCCGCGGGGGCGTCCGACGTGTACCTGCGCGGACTCGCGCCGTCGTTCGCCACGGAGGTGTTGTTGATGGAGTGGATGACGCTGCTCATCGACAGCGCGGGTCCCGGCGGTGCGATGAAGGCCGTCGACTACTACGAGCGGATCAACTGGATAGACGAATCGGTCAAAGACCACCTCGAGGACCTGCTCGGTGGTGTCCAGACCGCGCCGCTTGCGGCCGAGGGTGTGGTCGACGACCTGACGAGCGAGGAACACAGCCAGAGCTTCGCCTACATCATGAAGCTCGACGGGCTCCGAGCCACCGTCGCCTCGGCCTGAGCAGATGGGATTCAGCACGAGCGCCGCCGCCACCATCATCTTCATCGGCGTTCTGCTGAGCTTCGGCTTTCTCTACCCGGTCGTCGAGGAGACCGCCGAGGCGCACACCGAGGCGTTCGACGACCGAGACGATCGCTCGCTCGCACAGCGAAACACCGATATCTCTCTTGAAAACTCGACTTACAACGAATCCGCGCAGACGCTCTCCGTGAACGTGACGAACACCGGGACGACGACGCTCCGCGTCGACGAGACCGACCTCCTCTTGGACGGCGTCATCGAGACCGACTCCGAGACGACCGTCGACGGCGTGTCCGACCGGGCGCTGTGGTTGCCCGGCGAGACGCTCACCGTCGTCGTCGACGACGTCTCCGAGGCGCCCGACCGCGTCCACGTCGTCACGGGACCCGGCGTCCGCGTGTCGACGACTGACGTCGGGGAGGAGTCCTGATGTCCAGCAGCGGCATCACCCAACTCGTGCTGTTCATCGCGGCGTTGACCGTCGCCGCGGGCGTCGCGACGACGCTGACCGCGAACGTCAACGACATCAGCGGTTCGCTCGACAGCCGCGGCGACAACATCGTCGAAGGAATCGACACCGACATCGAGATAATCAGCGACCCGGGAAGCCCCGAGTCGATCTACGACGACACGGAGGACAACGAGACCGTCACGCTGCTCGTCAAGAACACCGGCGAGCGCACGCTCTCGACGGAGAGAGGCGTCGACGTGGTCGTCGACGGGCGGTACATACCGGTCGACACCGTCACCGTCGTCAGCGACGCGTCGGCGTGGCGACCCGGTCAGACCGTCCGCGTCACCGCATCGGCCGCGCTCGACCCCGGCGACCACCGGGCTGTCGTCCACGTCGACGGCGACTCCGCGGAACTGCTGTTCCGCACCGAATCAACCTAACCGAACCATGAACGGATACTACTCACTCGGACTGACGGACCGCGACCGAATCGACGCCTCCTTCGGCGGTGGCCTGCCGCGGGGCAGTCTCGTCCTCATCGAGGGCGGCCACGGTGCGGGCAAGAGCGCACTCACCCAACGATTCTGTTATGGGTTCTGCGAGACCGGCCACTCGGTGACGTACGTCTCGACGGAACTGGAGGCGGCCGGGTTCGTCTCGCAGATGCGTTCGCTGTCGTACAGCGTCGTCAGCCACCTGCTCGCAGAGCAGATGTTGTTCCTGCACGCGGACGTGGACACCCGAGACCGGATGGACGGGCGGGAGGCGGGTCTCGACGGCCGCGAGATGCTGACGCGACTGATGCACGCGGAGACGATGTGGCGGAGCGATGTGGTCATCATCGACGGCTTCGACTCCATCCTCCTGCACGACCCGCGTTTCGAGGCCATCAGCGACGAGAACGACGAGGACGACCTGATGCAGAACCTCATCACGTTCTTCCGGCAGATCGTCACCGACGGGACGACGGTCGTCTTTACGGTGAATCCCGACTCGCTCAGTCCGAACACGCTCCGCCCGCTCCGGACGGTGTCGGACGTCTACCTCGACATCGAGACCAAGAGCGTCGGCAGCGAGATTCGCCGCAACGCGCTCGTCCGCAAGTTCGGCGGCATGGGCGAGCAGGTCGACGACAACATCGGCTTCACCGTCCAGTCGGGTCGCGGCATCAGCATCGTGAGTCGGACGGTGGCCTGACGATGTCGGACCTCGGAACCACCAAACTCTCCGGGGAACTCCGCTCGCTCGCCGAGCAGCATCCGCACCTCGACGAACACCTCCAGCGCTTCCGCGCCGAGTACAACGAGTATCCGGTGTACACCGAGGAACTGGAGTCCGAACACGAGGTGCGTCGGCCGAACGTCATCTACCCGACGGTGAAGAACGACCACCCCGTCTTCTGTCACGTCTTCGGCGACACCGGCGTCCCGACGAAGTACTACGCCATCGAACCCTCGCTCGACGAAACCGACCGGGCGACGTACCGTCGCATCCGCCAGCGGATCCTCGACGAGAGCGTCACGCGCCCCGCACCCGGCGACATCGACGAGTTCCAGACACATCTCGACGAACTGCTGAACGAAGTCGTCACCGTCGGCACGCCGATGACGAGTCTGGGGTCGCTGCTCAGCGGGCGCATCACGGTCCCCGAAGAGACGTTCCACACGGTTCGGTATCTCCTCCAGCGCGACATCGTCGGCCTCGGACCACTCGCGCCGCTGATGGGCGACCCCGAGAACGAGGACATCCACGTCATCGGTCCGCACGAGTGTTTCACCGACCACGGCACCTACGGGATGCTCCCGACGAGCATCGACTTCGGGTCGCCCGACGAGTTCGAAAACTGGCTCCGGAACCTCGGCGAGCGGATGGACACGCCCATCAGCGACTCGAATCCCGTCATCGACTCGACGCTGCCCGACGGGTCGCGTATCAACATCATCTACTCCGACGACGTGAGTATCAAG from Haloprofundus halobius includes:
- a CDS encoding FlaD/FlaE family flagellar protein; the encoded protein is MDIGNVLRSLGLEALAPQLQERREESDRAGDDAGDGADEAAEFDEEGGPSDDGADADVAAGGDAIEDLRHELDQVAADLETTQSKLRAVQSERDEMVERLDGLEDDTAQLLGVYDRLTAQVNPFDEQWRQSAETAHADAESRYGVVTPTEPVRSEPVDVDDGGFDEPDDDAFDVSPPDIETPPAPPAGVRAAAPAGASDVYLRGLAPSFATEVLLMEWMTLLIDSAGPGGAMKAVDYYERINWIDESVKDHLEDLLGGVQTAPLAAEGVVDDLTSEEHSQSFAYIMKLDGLRATVASA
- a CDS encoding ATPase domain-containing protein gives rise to the protein MNGYYSLGLTDRDRIDASFGGGLPRGSLVLIEGGHGAGKSALTQRFCYGFCETGHSVTYVSTELEAAGFVSQMRSLSYSVVSHLLAEQMLFLHADVDTRDRMDGREAGLDGREMLTRLMHAETMWRSDVVIIDGFDSILLHDPRFEAISDENDEDDLMQNLITFFRQIVTDGTTVVFTVNPDSLSPNTLRPLRTVSDVYLDIETKSVGSEIRRNALVRKFGGMGEQVDDNIGFTVQSGRGISIVSRTVA
- a CDS encoding flagellar protein G gives rise to the protein MSSSGITQLVLFIAALTVAAGVATTLTANVNDISGSLDSRGDNIVEGIDTDIEIISDPGSPESIYDDTEDNETVTLLVKNTGERTLSTERGVDVVVDGRYIPVDTVTVVSDASAWRPGQTVRVTASAALDPGDHRAVVHVDGDSAELLFRTEST